Proteins encoded within one genomic window of Canis lupus familiaris isolate Mischka breed German Shepherd chromosome 12, alternate assembly UU_Cfam_GSD_1.0, whole genome shotgun sequence:
- the MRPS10 gene encoding 28S ribosomal protein S10, mitochondrial isoform X2 — protein sequence MAARAALGSMCRRLWQGSRNFSINSSKSSTARNGGFLLTSMKWVQFSSLHVDIPKDLTKPTITISDEPDTLYKRLSVLVKGHDKAVLDSYEYFAVLAAKELGISIKVHEPPRKIERFTLLKSVHIFKKHRVQYEMRTLYRCLELEHLTGSTANVYLEYIQRNLPEGVAMEVTKTKLERLPEHIKEPVWEMVPEEKAEGKS from the exons GGTTCAaggaatttttctataaatagttCTAAGAGCAGTACAGCCAGAAATGGTGGCTTTCTCCT TACCAGCATGAAATGGGTACAGTTTTCAAGCCTACATGTTGATATTCCCAAGGATTTGACTAAGCCTACG ATAACCATTTCTGATGAACCAGATACATTATATAAGCGCCTGTCAGTTTTAGTAAAAGGCCATGATAAGGCTGTATTGGACAGTTATGAATATTTTGCCGTGCTTGCTGCAAAAGAACTTGGTATCTCTATTAAAGT ACACGAACCTCCAAGGAAAATAGAACGATTTACTCTTCTCAAATCAGTACATATTTTCAAGAAGCACAGAGTTCAGTATGAAATGAGAACACTTTACAGATGTTTAGAG TTAGAACATCTAACTGGAAGTACAGCAAATGTCTATTTGGAATATATTCAGCGAAACTTACCTGAAGGAGTTGCCATGGAAGTGACAAAG acaAAATTAGAACGGTTACCAGAACACATCAAGGAGCCAGTCTGGGAAATGGTAccagaagaaaaagcagaaggcAAGTCCTAA
- the MRPS10 gene encoding 28S ribosomal protein S10, mitochondrial isoform X1, whose protein sequence is MAARAALGSMCRRLWQGSRNFSINSSKSSTARNGGFLLSTSMKWVQFSSLHVDIPKDLTKPTITISDEPDTLYKRLSVLVKGHDKAVLDSYEYFAVLAAKELGISIKVHEPPRKIERFTLLKSVHIFKKHRVQYEMRTLYRCLELEHLTGSTANVYLEYIQRNLPEGVAMEVTKTKLERLPEHIKEPVWEMVPEEKAEGKS, encoded by the exons GGTTCAaggaatttttctataaatagttCTAAGAGCAGTACAGCCAGAAATGGTGGCTTTCTCCT CAGTACCAGCATGAAATGGGTACAGTTTTCAAGCCTACATGTTGATATTCCCAAGGATTTGACTAAGCCTACG ATAACCATTTCTGATGAACCAGATACATTATATAAGCGCCTGTCAGTTTTAGTAAAAGGCCATGATAAGGCTGTATTGGACAGTTATGAATATTTTGCCGTGCTTGCTGCAAAAGAACTTGGTATCTCTATTAAAGT ACACGAACCTCCAAGGAAAATAGAACGATTTACTCTTCTCAAATCAGTACATATTTTCAAGAAGCACAGAGTTCAGTATGAAATGAGAACACTTTACAGATGTTTAGAG TTAGAACATCTAACTGGAAGTACAGCAAATGTCTATTTGGAATATATTCAGCGAAACTTACCTGAAGGAGTTGCCATGGAAGTGACAAAG acaAAATTAGAACGGTTACCAGAACACATCAAGGAGCCAGTCTGGGAAATGGTAccagaagaaaaagcagaaggcAAGTCCTAA